From the Glycine max cultivar Williams 82 chromosome 11, Glycine_max_v4.0, whole genome shotgun sequence genome, the window TCTGATTTGAAGGATTATTCATTTTAAGATGATGATAAGTGTGTTGGTGTAATCACATTATTGTAGTCTTGTGTGTATACTTGGTCAATTTTGTCAGCATAATCTGGGTTATGGTATAAACTATTCACATGGAAATCCTCAAGTATGGTGTAATACAAATTGCAAAGACTAATGCATTTCGATTTTCTTTGTCTGAGTATTTTAATGTACCAAGTGCACCTAAAGATGGTTATATGCAGGTTTGCTTCATCGAGTGGTTGCTGTTTAAGGAAATGAAGCAGATTGTCTACTGTACTGTTTCTTATCATGGTTGGCCGGTCTGATGCTCCTTGCTAATATTTGGCATGAGTGATGAATTGAATTTTTAGCGCACTAAGTATTCGCCTACAGGCTAATCTTAAAGTTTTTTAGGTTTGTCTAACAATAATGGCATCCGAGACTGGCAAAATTTTCAGGAATAGAAGCACCACAGACTTTTGCACTTTCGTTGTTTTAACTAGAACAGGGTTTTCAAACTGTAGATTAGTATGCAGCAAAATTGGGCTTAGCATGGAGTACCATTTGAAGCATCATGATTACAAATTTGCATGGCTTAATGGACATTATTGACATATCAATGCATAATCAACTATCTTCTTGAATAAGAGGGCCTCTTTGTAAgcaaagtttcaaaaaaaattgtgcatccTCTGAAAGATGAGAAGGAATTTCCGGCTAATCATTGCTGTTTGCAATTTTGAACATTGCAGCAACCTGTGAAAAGCATAACGTGAGATGAGGCTCAACAAAAAAATCGACATATGCATATGAAAATCATATTATCATACACATACCCTTTATACTTGCTCCAAGGTGGCTTTGTTGTTGCCAGTTCAATAATTGTACACCCCAAGCACCATACATCAACAGCAAGGCCAACACAACTTGTATTCAGAATCACCTAAATGAAAATCGTCTTATATAGGAGATCATAATTGAcactgtagaagcaaatgattGTTCAGAATCAGAATAAATTAATACCTCGGGTGCCGTCCAATGAGGAGTTCCTTGGAAAGAATGAACAATAGTACTTGATGTTACCTGAATTTTGGAGGTGTAATAGTTGGTTAATTAAGAGATACCAATAGgtgattgaaattgtgagatttcatgaaaatatatttaatatgaagCTTCAGGAAGAAGATACAAACATGTTTTGCCATGCCAAAATCAGCAACCTTGATTATACCATTAGGATCTTCTAGTATGTTTGAGCCCTTGATATCCCTGTAGGATTGCACACATTTGTCTCAGATACTTAGAACTAGAAATAATCATGTATATTAGAGCATGAAGAATCTGTCTGGTGTAACATTTCATAAGAGATTCCTTGAAAGGGCCATATTCCTGAAGCAATTTGTGAATTGATCCACCGGAGACATACTCTAAATATAGGGACAGCTTCCCTTTCCCCTGCACCAGTTAATTTGATGGTTTAGTTTATAAATGGTCTTTGAAATTAATGTATGTTATAGGATATTTCTATCTCTATATAGTACTCTTGTGCTttgtaattatgttttaaagCAAGCTTTTGGGCTAGTTCATTCCCATATCTATGCATGTAAGCCATCTAAAATGTATTGCAAGTTCATTCCTATAGTCTCAGTTAATGTTCCCATTTGGTAATGAACACTAATGCAAGTTTGGCTTTtcgtttcaaatttttaattggagTATGTATGATTTATGTTGTCAGAAAAATAAAGGCTTGATTGCAAATATACCACcaaacttttataattttgcaaattttatcatttaagttttattttcatgaattttatcattcaatttttaatatttcacaaattttaatatctaaattctttatttttatttatatgccaTCATGTTGGTAACAAGAAgaagttattttgttttatctttctttttatatgttaacgatgataaaatatataaaaatttaaaatttggatGATAAAATTCACCatcgaaaaataaaatttgtcactaaattaaaaataaattaagtttttgaAACATATAGAAATGAAATGAGTAAAtaggaattttaatttttaattcctaaactTGTAAGACATTATATTAGTCCCTGAATTGAAAGAATCAGATTTTACAAACTACCCACATTACCCACTGCACTACACATGATCTTATGTTACTACCATCATCCTTTAAAACTTTTTGCTTCTTTAATATTACTCTAGagaagaaaaaacttaaaagattAAGAAATATTAACGATAACTTACAACTTATAATGCGTTAATCAAGTCGACCTCTTGTGAGCTTGATTTGATTTTCTTACATTTCTTTCCTTAaatcaaacttgcaaaattTAAGACAAACAATGTAAGAAAACTAATCTAACTCACAGaagccatttttttttaatgagcaTAGAAGCCAAAATTAATCGCATCATAATGTGTATTGCTAAAAGGAGAAATATGTTATTAATCGACATAGTTGCCAAAAGTTCTTATGTTTCTAAGTAAATAGCGAATTTAGTCTCTAAATTTGTATTGCTATCATTTTAAtctatgaaattaataaaattcaaagaagtcttttgaatatttttggattttattttagtccctcaaattaactcatttttctcattttagtctataaatttatgttattattaccATTTAAGTCAAGGGTGGACTCACATTGGAAGTAGGGGACCTCTCCCCCctgctttttgtttttttttacaatttagaaaattaatagattagtattatttatttatgtattctaaataaatttgatttttttattaagtaaataAATCTGGTTTGAAactgaatattatattttttaagaaatttaaattattacgtaattagtttttatctcttaaaattattttttaaattataaaatcaatatagtaattttttaaagaaatcttatctctatttttttttatcaaattcagTTATTATATAATCAGTTTTTATTTCctaacttttttaaattataaaattaatggtaATTTAATCACTCCACTTAGGCAGGTCTCCGCtgttgagattttttttccttttttgtaaatataatggAATTAAGATTCCATTTTTGTGACACAAATGAAATCACAATTATATTGCTTATGcataatgaaaatatgattcTCTTATACATCATACAACAGAATCATACTTCCATCCTCCATTATGTATTTGCATCCCTCTTATGATTCtgtcaaacatttttttcacaaattcaATGTAAAATGTAATTTGATGTTTCGCTATATTATTGGGgtgtaaaaaaaagtacaatgaaattgtgattttggTGTACATTTAAACAAGAAGGTCATAATTTCTATTATACAACATTTTTTGTACCATCACCCTTCTAGTAGAGCGAAATTGTAATTCCATTATCTATTTTGATAATggatacttttaaaattttcaaacagTAATAAGGACCAATCAAAGGTGTTAGGGCCAATACCAACTCCACTACGACAAACTATATTTAATGGCTCATGTTCTGCTTCATGTGAGCTAGGCTATTTGCCATCATTTTGAAAGGGTCCGTGTAATTATTATActgataataatatttaaaaattatttcttgtatgtaaattaatataatttttaaaaataatcaaattataggtttggataaatttttcgtaaaagtatttttttaataaattttagaagtATAAGTATGTCGGTGtgcttattaatatattttatttaatttaattttaacatcgTGGAACTTCCATCCTCTATACTTCATTCATAAgaagtattttatatataaagaaaaacacGAGTCAAAAGCATTCCTAGAAAACAATGTTGCAATTTCTAattcctaaaaattaaaaactttttccATATCAAACAccgatgttttttatttatttatgaaattagtgtttttttatttattaaaatagtttttttatttgattcgtttttttattcatagtcATATAAATTTGTATGACTGAATGGGACAAAGtagaattaatgaaaaataaaaacttaaattgaccttgtgtttgaattgttagatagcaataattttttttatagcaagCATATACGAGTTCCCTATCCCTTAATGTCTACAATGAATTTCATATTATGATTCGCGAACattctattttattcttaaaatatatgataggaaagattttaattttatcttttttaattcagTAAACTTGGAAGAGAGAAGAGGGAAAATGAAAGGGCTGAAAATCTcccttttcttgttttattcccttttcattattaattattagaagGGTTTGGAGGGGAGGAAAGTTGGTAATAGTTTTTAGACTTTACTAACTAAATAGtcttacaatattattttaatttctgtaaaaatatcaatttaattctttattaataTCTATTAAgggataataatatataatacatatttttccAATCCCTCCTTGCAaaccaaattaataaatagatcaCCTTCTTTTTTGTTATCAAACTTAATCAAGTAAGATTTTCTGTtgtctattttattaaaatataaatgtatccTCTCAAACAAATGAAGAATATGTATGAATTAACTAACATGTTATTATTTTAGCTTGATAGATGATTTTGGATTCGAGTCCTAAGCATGTAATTACGTTAAATACTCAAATGAAAAATTTTGTTATCTATTGAGATCCTATTTGTCTGAAATGAGATCATGtctaataaaagatatttatggTTTAagtcaaaagaaataaatgaaagatgATTATAATGTTGTATAATAATATCTTATTCTACACTATTTACTttgtaagtaaaaaagaaaggaatatctattttcttaatttaaaataaaaaatcaccttttgttttcttcttaaattCTCATTTCTAACTTGCCATATAGTCCAATGAAAGTTTATGGAGGCTTCAATGAATAgaaaaaagcaaagaaaaacgattttttctctctctcgagattgtatgcaatttttttgttaaaaagtgaaaacaaaagaaaaagtaataaatataatgaatgatgccatgaaaaataatagaaatataaatacaaaacaTGTGTGAAATTTgggatgtaaaaaaaattaagattatcaGGAAATTAGAGAAGATAATTTTTGGATCTTATTTGCTATGGTAGTGGTAGCATTGTTATGTCAGTGTTAAGGCCTCTTGGTGGACTTGTATGGAATAATGATATGCATGACTTTTTGTTGCTTTAAAAATCTAGCAAGATGTAATCTGCTTTTTTGTGTTTGTGGGCTGAGTGGAAGTGCTTCATCACCGCACCAGTCCCCACCTCATATATATAGTTCCAACCAAAATTTTCCTATGTGAGAAATGACGAATGTAGTTACATAACTAATTATTCTCAGGTATCAATAGTGCAGAGAAAGTTGGGCCCATTAGAAGCTAGTAATAATTTGGTTTTCCCTATTTTTCTCATCCAAGAAACTAGTATCAATGTTCAATGATTCATGAACGGATCATGATCCCTTCTGTTATTTCGTTCAAAGAACCAATCTTCCTTTTTCACACGTAAGGACAAATTAGTCCAATTACTCTAGTTAACTTGTTATGGCAGTACACGCATCATCAGTGACATTGTTAATCGTgtagttttaatttgttatgACGGAAACTTTGGTATATTTCTGTACAGAAAGATcccataatttttaaatattatttgctTCAACCTTCTAGTATGGTTCCAAAAGTGCTGAGCATTTACTATGACAATatctgtatatatatatatatatatatatatatatatatatatatttaaactatTGAGATTATAATTTTTGGGTGattattttagggacctacatcaTATGTGCATGATAAGTTGCGTGTGCTATCCACTAATTAAGAACAATACAATATGCTTATTAATATACGTTTGTGCTTTCCATTATATGATTACCATTTGGCAACAAGCAAGCAAGAAATTGACATCAGGTTTATCTCCAGGTAGGTGCCAGCAAATACATTGGTGATGCCCATCCTTTTTCCCTCTCAACCAGTCAATTCCAAGTATTGAAATTTATAACTCAATAGTATGTTACTATTTAATTACATATGGATTGTTAAATCTGTCATACTCGTTACTTGATCCTGGAGACTAGCTAGACGCCCAGTGTACATACGGCTTTGTTACCAAGTTCGAATGCTCATCATCACAACGAATAACTAAAAGCATTGAGTTTTAATTTGTGTGTGTATGTCTACACTGactacacacacacaaacgATGCATTGGAATATGACCTTACGAAGTAACTGGTAGTATTAAACTCTAcggaatattttattatttagagtaaattaaattaacagaaatgaaacaaaaatatacattaaaagttaaaaactaaaaatacatttaagctttaatttaaaaagatcGTGATTATCCATTTCCAAACAAGTAATGAACAGCATGTGTGTGGTAAAAACATGAATTGAAAACCCACATTTTATATACGGTCCATATAGGTCCGGGATTATATTCTGAATTCGTATGTGCTTTCTTGTTCAGCTGCACCACGTGATTCGTAACTGTGGTACACAATAAGGagcaaattatgatttttttttcgttgAAAAAAAAACCCGAGAGAGCATTATAAAGCGtatcacattttatttttttttatgttatcgtggcattaaaattaaaatagtcgAAGAATGCTTGGGTCCATGTCATCGTGGCATTTTTCTTATGAAGGATAACTGTTCACAAAAATAAAGAGGCAATCTATAGTCATCAACATttaatcaatttatataaaatatattttattgatcaatgtcaaattatgattatatatactcataaaaaagaaacgacattatatattatcttaatCATAATCTTATGTTAACTATTGTAAAATTTAAgtaataactatatatatatatataccaactAATGTGAGTCAAATTGAGTAGATGCGTTTAAAGATGCAAATctcctttttgtttattttttatttataagattaaacttaaaaacttatttaaaaaagaatgaagttccTCTTTATCAATAGACTTTGACCAGAATAGTTTTGTATCAAGTATCAACTCATCGAATGCTTTACGCACATGCGAAAGTGAGATATGATTGACTGAGCATTTTTAATTGTcagattataattaaaaaattaaagattgagattaaaaattaaatgttgagATTAAAAATCAAtccttagtttttttaatatgatctgacggttaaaattaatttttctcatttctgattagcatctcatatatatatatatatatatatatatatatatataagattttattatttaatttattaagattaaaaaataattaatttagttggtagtaataaatttataatttttctaaaattattcctataattaaaacttatttttttaattatttgttagtaTATTTCCTCTCCTTTTTAAATTAGGAgtatttttagtataaataattaatgtaagaaACATTATAGATTGATTGGATCATATAAAAATAAGCAAACATCATTTTAAACTTAAgttttataaatagaaaaaaaatattatatttgatttgagaTTTAGTCACTTCTCAttacttttcaaaaatatattttatgagaattaaattcaaattctttatcaGAAATCTAGTTGTTACAAATTCAGTTGTCAGCATGTGTTGATAACGGAGGTAGAGATACTCATTGGATTAGAATGTACTACTATAAGATTGGAGTGAAATTTAAAATGAGTGCATACTCTTAATTGTGCAATTAGGACCTTGTATTGATGTGAATGAATGTTGCAAGTCGTGAATAATTAAGTCGTTGTAAGTTAAAACTACTTGAAATAGTTAGTTTTAGATGGTTATATTCAATTAGTTGTTGAACTATCGATATCCGAGAGAACAAAGTGTAtttgaatcaaagaaaaatgctagcaaccttttctaatatattttttaatactttctttaagatttaatgaaatttataaacaaattatcaattttagtgagtttttcttttcaattaaagACCATTTTTTCCGAATTTAGAAATAAgactattaaaatttatgatttttaataaatttttatcaatcatacaaaagtattaaaaaaatattggaggaAGTACGATTAATATTCGAGTGAATAGACAATTTAGTCCCTCAGATTGTAtccattttgcatattagtctctaacttaatattaaattcaaaatagtttttatctttgcataagtgttgcaaaatagcccttccgttaaattttaaagtaacgccgttagtgaggtcaattttagtgtcacgtGGACTATCTAAtgtggcactaaaggatgacgaagcatgacacgtggacgtgcctcttaaaagatgtcatgtcatttgatgataacaaaacgagtaaataggcaatttagtccctgactttgtactcttgttgcatattagtccctaacttaatgaaaaattcaaaatagtctctatcttttgtataagtattgcaaaatagtctttccgttaaattttaaagtaacgttgttagtgaggtcaattttagtgccacgtcaTTTGGATGATAGAATGAGTGacttcttcaaatttgatggttctgaaccaattgaggcatatatacgaaaaataacccacacacacttgcacaaataaaaagaacaaaaaattcaTAGCAACAACCTTATCTTTGTAGCCGTCAACACCAATGAGCGAGGTCTGCATAATCattctcttttcctctttttttttcttcaattaccatcaatgtatcattttgggttctgattttttttgtgtgtgttttgaataggaagagaaaaaaactagaggaaaacaaagacaaagtggaggagaaaaaaacaaatgaagaagaaaagaaagaagaagagaaaaaaccagaggaatcaaaagatgacaaggaaTCCAAGGAGGAATCTGTGCCGCCAGAAATCATGCAAGGCACAACCTTTGCAATGCATGGACACTTTAAGCATGATTTCTGGCATcttttaagttagggactattttgcaacacttatgcaaaagatagggactattttgaatttttcattaagttaaggactaatatgcaacaggggtacaaagtctgggactaaattgcctatttactcgttttgttatcatcaaatggcGTGACATCTTTTAGGAGACACGTCCACGTGTCAAAccacgttggatagtccacgtgacactaaaattgacctcactaacggtgttattttaaaatttaacggaatgactattttgcaacacttatgcaaagatagagactattttgaatttaatattaagttagagactaatatgcaaaatgggtacaatctcaGAAACTAAATTATCTATTCACTCATTGATATtccttttaaaacttaattttttgattatttatcatACTTACATtggattagatttttttatgttatcatAACATTGAGATAGGGTATTTATCAGTTTGGTTGATTACTAATCTTTACCAAGAAACTTGACCAcccttaataaaattttattttttaattattttttttcatctaagtACGATGTCTTATTTAACATAAtcgaatttaatattatttagatcAACGATTTGTTTATATGTTGTTGGATTAGATATATATCCCACATGGATAAGAATTAgccaaataattattattttatatatttgaaaattacatattatgttaattttaatatttattagcggactattgaataattttagattaatttgataatattcactttcaatttaataataaattctgAAATAAACCTAaccaataaaaatgtatttaattatataattcataagAAATAACTTGGATTTATACTAACATAATCTAGACTGTCGTAAAAAGTAAAAGGAAAGTCAAAAGTTAGCATTTGTGGAAGAAAATTATAGTAGAGGATTGAGATGGCAGATTGGCAGTGGAGTGATAGATTACTTGCACACTGTTCTTGTTGCTTGGTCGCGTGGCATAACATAACTTATTTATGTCTAAATATActactttattttctaaaaatatagctttttcatttaaattttcatttttagtctttatatatatttagtaaaaatattataattttaaataattttttttattagggatttaaaataaataaaatttataatttgtaaggattaaaaataaaatattaaataaaaatacaaaacaaaaataaataaatttataagaatagaaaaattatttaaatatttatttatttaattgagaaAAACCACTTGGGACCCCTTTTTATCATCTTGTAATAAACGGTCAAGGGAATGAGTTATGAGACGGAAAGAGAAAGGGGAAGATAAAATTAAGTGGTCTACCCACAAATTTGGTGGCATCCACCTCACTAGCCCAGCCCCccctccccttttttttttggctatTCTCTGAATATTTTTCTCCACTAAGAAACCTTCCTAGTCTCAAGTGATAGCAGCCTTAATCGACAATTCCAATCCCATGCATGTTACAATTTGTTCAATTATTCCAACGGAATTTGGTTAAAATCTGGTTTAGTCTTAAATAAGGATTATGTAGTTTAgcacattttaattatattttcaacaatCAATAGACTGGGTCATTTCTGTGTATTCAATATACTTTTCTTAACAAAAAGTCGATTAtacttcattatttattttgatccttataaaatagtgttttttttcttatttttattttattttttatcctttaaaagattttgtacatatatgaaaatttaaaaacacagTTTATTAAAAGAATATACATGTGACTCTTCTTCTAAATCTTTAatgacataattaattaatatattattaatatcattattatatCATCAGTTagttaatgttattatttgataataaaaattaaaataaaataaaattatagggactaaaactaaaataaaaatctttcaaagatttAAATCAAATATCCGTATTTTATTAGAATCAAAAGGTTATTAagtctttttattattagtcaGTTTAGTATGTTGATTGGTAAGGTGTGATTTTTCTTTGATAAATGGGTTTGAATTTtgctaaaagaaaaatcacttttaattattttaataaaataatgttatttttttctgtaaaaaaaatcacttggaGATTTGCATGaacaatttttcattatttaagtTCTTGCTTTAGGTTCACAAACTTGAGAAGTATGACGAGGACGTGTATTTTCAAGAGATTAATACTTTCTCTAACAATAAAAATCATCACAAGAAGATATAAGCTCCTCATTTTCAGtgcaaatagaaaaatattcccttataaaattaaaatttccagaattttttttttagaaattcattCGTTGTAATAACGTATTGTAATTACACCATTAACTATTAACTTAAAGATGAAGATATTTACATGAAATCATGtagcatgacaaaaaaaaacttctataaACAGTGGAAGATGTTGTAattgaagaaataaattatgGTGACGAATTGACttctgttttttaaaaatgaaacacgTCACCACAAAATTTAATGAGTGGTAGCATAACAGCATTAATTCAACGATGCCATATTCCACTCTGCCTATCTACTTATCATGTTGTTAATTTCTAGttcataaatatataacaatcaTCATTCGTCAACTTGACATATGTAGAATTCTAGAACCACACACAGAAAAGCAGGCCTGAATTCTATGTCCAATTAGAATCATTTGAGTGTCTCACAGTTTAATTTAATGTTCACCTCCACTGAGTTCCCGAATGCGACCAATTTCGGATCTTTCTAGAGAATTATGTACTCCAAATCTTGTTTGGACTAATCACACAACGAAAAGTATATACGATATCGTGATCTTATTCTAATGTTGTAAATTGATAACTAAtgatcaaataaatatgatatatagaatgataaatagtatttttctttctaaatatacaaattattgataaatttgtcctaaaaaataaaaatttaaattttagtttcaaaagtaaaaaaagtataacaaaTTCATTGAAATGTTAACTTTTGTTAGTGAAAAAGAAACGAAAATGCCATCAAAATGATTGTTAACATGATTGCGGAATAGATTACATCAAAATGTCACAAAATTATCATTAGACCAAAATGCCACTAAATTATCATTGAAATATTCTACTCAAAATACCCT encodes:
- the LOC121173032 gene encoding mitogen-activated protein kinase kinase kinase YODA-like, which gives rise to MAKHVTSSTIVHSFQGTPHWTAPEVILNTSCVGLAVDVWCLGCTIIELATTKPPWSKYKGLLQCSKLQTAMISRKFLLIFQRMHNFF